In the Daphnia pulicaria isolate SC F1-1A chromosome 2, SC_F0-13Bv2, whole genome shotgun sequence genome, one interval contains:
- the LOC124327701 gene encoding fatty acid hydroxylase domain-containing protein 2-like — protein sequence MELKQPPGRWIRSSLRFVSALLFLSAIIYGQSFLIVQCWQQFWISSSVLFQSQWRKFLQLFGDDDYYLYVWGCVLSILVPFWGAGSIFVFMDYYSWPKWILKYKIQPGTNEPVDFRKVIQTAKVVLINQWFLTVPLLHINYYVKKMNHTMPDFSELPTLQRLFFDLAVFLVIDEVGLYYVHRLQHHPKLYAAVHKKHHEWNAPIAIVFTYSTQMEYLMTLLPVNIPAKNCLWFRKGPHIMNPHIVTLWIWYALVHLRGIKNHSGYHFPWFMWPSAHAHDFHHMTSNSCFGKSLVLDRLHGTDKAFRVYMARKKETEEQERVTQISNKLK from the exons ATGGAACTGAAACAGCCGCCTGGTCGGTGGATAAGATCGTCCCTTCGCTTCGTCAGTGCTTTGCTATTTCTTTCAGCGATTATCTACGGTCAAAGTTTCTTAATAGT TCAGTGCTGGCAACAGTTTTGGATTTCTTCAAGTGTCCTTTTCCAGTCGCAGTGGAGAAAGTTTCTTCAATTGTTCGGGGATGACGACTATTATTTGTACGTCTGGG GATGTGTTTTATCCATTCTAGTTCCGTTTTGGGGTGCTGGAAGTATCTTCGTTTTTATGGATTATTACAGTTGGCCTAAATGGATTCTCAAGTACAAGATTCAACCGGGCACCAACGAGCCGGTTGATTTCCGGAAAGTCATTCAG ACCGCAAAGGTGGTGTTGATCAACCAGTGGTTTCTTACTGTCCCACTTTTACACATCAACTACTATGTCAAGAAAATGAACCACACCATGCCAGATTTCTCCGAATTACCTACTCTGCAGCGTCTGTTCTTTGACTTGGCCGTGTTTCTTGTAATCGACGAGGTTGGGCTCTATTACGTTCACAG ATTACAACATCACCCGAAATTGTACGCGGCAGTCCACAAGAAACATCACGAGTGGAACGCCCCAATTGCCATCGTATTCACGTATAGCACCCAAATGGAATATCTGATGACCCTACTTCCTGTCAATATA CCCGCTAAAAATTGTTTGTGGTTTCGTAAGGGCCCACACATTATGAACCCACACATAGTCACCTTGTGGATATGGTACGCCCTAGTCCACCTGAGAGGCATCAAGAACCACAGCGGTTATCACTTCCCGTGGTTTATGTGGCCGTCAGCTCATGCGCACGACTTCCACCACATGACGAGCAACAGTTGCTTCGGTAAATCCCTTGTGCTTGATCGACTCCATGGAACGGACAAGGCCTTCCGCGTTTATATGGCTCGCAAGAAAGAAACAGAAGAACAGGAGCGTGTAACTCAAATTTCCAATAAGTTGAAATGA